The following nucleotide sequence is from Caldicellulosiruptor saccharolyticus DSM 8903.
GGTGCAAGGCTTACAAAGGCAAAAAGACCTATGCATGGGATTGTAGATACAATAGATCACGATGGAAAAGGAATTTTTAAAGGATTGAAAAATCCTTTAAATGTCACAAGATATCATTCGCTTATATTGGAAAGAAGTAGCATAGACAATACAGATCTTGTAATCACTGCAAAGACGAAAGACAGTGAGGTTATGGGTATAAGGCATAAGTTTTACAAAATTGAAGGTGTTCAGTTTCATCCAGAGTCAATTGCAACTGAACAGGGTCTTTTGATGATAAAAAACTTTTTAAGAGGGTGAAAATTTCTTGAGCATACCGATAATAAGTAATGTTGCTGAGCCATTTTGTGTATTTTTTAATCTAAAAGAGGATTTTTCTATTCTTCTTGAGAGCAATCTCTATAACAAAAGCTATGGAAGATATTCGTTTTTATTTTTAAGACCAAAAGAGGTTTTTATATGCCATGACCATGATGATAGCTTTGAATATTTAGAAAAGCTTTCAAAAGAAGTTTCAAAGAGAAGAAAAGATTCAGATTTTATTTTCAATGGTGGGTTTGCAGGGTATTTTTCATACAACTTTGGTGTTGACTTATATAAAGTTGAAAGAAAAAGAGACTTTTCTTGTGTGTATAAAGCCTTTTTTGGATATTATGAGGATTTTATAGTCTTTGACCATCTTTGCAAAGAGATTTATATAAACCTTTCTTCGAAAAAAGACTTAGAAAAAGTAAAAGAGATTATCTGGGCACAAAAAGATTGTACACATTATAAGGATTTTGAAAAGCCGTTTGTCTTGTCTGTTTTGCCAAATTTTAAAAAAGAAGAATATAAAAAGTGTATAAAGAGGATTAAAGAATATATTTATGAAGGCGATGTGTATCAGGTTAACCTTTCACAGCGTTTTGTGTTCAAAGGGAAGTTTGACCCTGATTATTTATACTTTTGTTTGCGAAACAGAAACTTTGGTGCATACCATGCATACATAAAACTGCCAAATGCAAGCATAATTTCAACATCTCCTGAGCTTTTTTTGAGAAAAAGAGGCTCTGAGATTATAACAAAGCCTATTAAAGGTACAATCAGGCGAGGTGAAAGTGCAGATGAAGACAAGCTTTTAAAAGAAAAACTTTTTAATGATACAAAATGCCGATCAGAGCTTTTGATGATTGTAGATCTTGAAAGAAACGATTTTGCAAAAGTCTGCAGACCCCGGTCAATTGAGGTGCCAAAACTTTTTGAGGTAGAAAGCTACTCAAGTGTATTTCACTTAGTTTCAACAATAAAAGGTGAAATAAACTCTGGGGTCACGCTTTCTGACATAATTAAAGCTACATTTCCGGGTGGGTCTATCACAGGTGCACCAAAATTAAATGCGATAAAGATAATTGAAGAGCTTGAAAAAGACCCAAGAGGAGTTTACACTGGTTCTATTGGTTATATAGCAAATAATTTCAATATGGATTTTAACATTGCAATAAGAACTCTGGTTTTAGAAGGCGAAAGTAGCTATTTTAATGTCGGTGGCGGAATTGTGTGGGATTCTGATGAGGAAGAGGAGTACAAAGAGACTTTGTACAAGGGAAAACCATTTTTTGAGATATTAGGCTGCAGAGAGTTTATAGAAAATATTTGAAATGGGGGAAGTTTAAATTTGCTTTTTTCAGATAATTTTGATAGCTTCAAATTTGGACTTTTGCCCTTTGAAACAATATATTATCAAGAGGGCATCCCTCACTTTTTATATGATCATTTTATAAGACTTAAAAGAGCTTTTTGGATTTTAAATCTGCCTTGCAAAATTAGGTATGAAGACTTTGAAAAAAAGGTGCTTGATTTTATCCTGTCATCTTCCAAAAGATTTGGTGCGATTAGAGTAACATATTACAAAAATACCCTGATGATTGAAGAAAAAGGGATAAGATATACAAATGAATTGTTTACCCAGGGCTTAAGTTTGATAGTTGCAAGGTCAAGAAAAGATTCAAAGAATATTTTGAACTATATCAAAACATATAACATGGGTATAAATTTTATAGAAGAAATTTGGGCAAAAAAGAAGGGATTTGACAGCTGCTTATTTTTAAACCACCAAGGTTTTATCTGCGAAGCTGCGTTTGCAAATATATTCTTCAGAAAAGGTTTTACCCTATATACCCCTCACTTGTCATGCGGGCTTTTGCCCGGAATTATGAGAAAAAAGGTGTGTTTATTAGCAGAGAAGGTAAGTTATGAAGTAAAAAAAGAGTTTTTGAGTTTAGAAGCCATTTCAAAAATGGATGAGTGTTTTATAACAAGTAGTGTTGCAGGAGTTTTTCCTGTAAAAAGGATTGATAAGTTTGAATTTGCAAGCAGAGAATTTGCTGATACCATTTCAGAATATGAATATTTTAAAAGACCTTGGCATGTAAAATAAAAAAAGCCACCCTTTAAGTCTATAACCTATGCGGGTAGCTATTAGTTTATAACACAAAAAACATTTATATCTAATTTTGCAAACTCGATTCATTTTCAATCTTTGCCTTATTTAAAGCATCTTCAACTGCCATGATTATTCCATAAGATGTTCTTGTTGCACCAGAGACTATGTCAACATTTGTAGACTGATTTTGAATAATCTCCTGAGGAATAATTTCAAATGGCAGCTGGGCAAAGCTTTGTGTTTCATTATGAGATACAATTTTAATTTTTGTTATCTTGTCA
It contains:
- a CDS encoding anthranilate synthase component II → MVLIIDNFDSFTYNLYNYFLRLGEKTIVKNRDEIDIGYIYSLNPTYIVLSPGPGRPDDDRILFEIIDNFKENKKILGVCLGHQAIGMYFGARLTKAKRPMHGIVDTIDHDGKGIFKGLKNPLNVTRYHSLILERSSIDNTDLVITAKTKDSEVMGIRHKFYKIEGVQFHPESIATEQGLLMIKNFLRG
- the pabB gene encoding aminodeoxychorismate synthase component I, with translation MSIPIISNVAEPFCVFFNLKEDFSILLESNLYNKSYGRYSFLFLRPKEVFICHDHDDSFEYLEKLSKEVSKRRKDSDFIFNGGFAGYFSYNFGVDLYKVERKRDFSCVYKAFFGYYEDFIVFDHLCKEIYINLSSKKDLEKVKEIIWAQKDCTHYKDFEKPFVLSVLPNFKKEEYKKCIKRIKEYIYEGDVYQVNLSQRFVFKGKFDPDYLYFCLRNRNFGAYHAYIKLPNASIISTSPELFLRKRGSEIITKPIKGTIRRGESADEDKLLKEKLFNDTKCRSELLMIVDLERNDFAKVCRPRSIEVPKLFEVESYSSVFHLVSTIKGEINSGVTLSDIIKATFPGGSITGAPKLNAIKIIEELEKDPRGVYTGSIGYIANNFNMDFNIAIRTLVLEGESSYFNVGGGIVWDSDEEEEYKETLYKGKPFFEILGCREFIENI
- a CDS encoding aminotransferase class IV produces the protein MLFSDNFDSFKFGLLPFETIYYQEGIPHFLYDHFIRLKRAFWILNLPCKIRYEDFEKKVLDFILSSSKRFGAIRVTYYKNTLMIEEKGIRYTNELFTQGLSLIVARSRKDSKNILNYIKTYNMGINFIEEIWAKKKGFDSCLFLNHQGFICEAAFANIFFRKGFTLYTPHLSCGLLPGIMRKKVCLLAEKVSYEVKKEFLSLEAISKMDECFITSSVAGVFPVKRIDKFEFASREFADTISEYEYFKRPWHVK